A single region of the Acidobacteriaceae bacterium genome encodes:
- a CDS encoding CsbD family protein has product MKTIAWLAAGIGIGLAVYLIANPPELQYATGSDNLEGAARNAQGWGMKQRATGLGRNVAGRVKEGLGNLTGNPDLADEGLGDRIEGNVREGVGKVAQAAGQTLHDLNR; this is encoded by the coding sequence ATGAAGACCATTGCATGGCTGGCCGCTGGAATCGGAATCGGTCTCGCCGTTTATCTCATCGCAAACCCGCCCGAGCTGCAGTACGCCACGGGCTCGGACAATCTCGAGGGCGCCGCACGCAACGCCCAAGGGTGGGGAATGAAGCAGCGCGCCACCGGTCTCGGGCGCAATGTTGCCGGACGCGTGAAGGAAGGCCTCGGCAATCTCACCGGTAATCCTGACCTCGCCGACGAAGGTCTCGGGGATCGAATTGAGGGCAATGTCCGCGAGGGCGTCGGCAAGGTCGCGCAGGCAGCCGGACAAACCCTGCACGACCTCAACCGCTAA
- a CDS encoding redoxin family protein — MFQVRRLLIAGVFLFSAQVFLGQGSSGTAASGPTDADSYKTNPKWVDAMREGQQLLRARKPQFAKGEFNKANKIAGGACWDCLDGLYSAQMSEGDYKGAIETAEKMEGIATAPTVKSIAEYRRGEAILDKAGDKPKQDQLELAHAAFQQALTNFPKNLPAMFRDGEVLARLGKIDEAKACFGQCAALAKPSDPARLRAQHFAEDPMLSLKKRAPAFEVTALDGTRFNLDAMGGRVVLIDFWATWCGPCNAALPEVKRIAKDFAGEPLVIISVSWDSDEAKWQQFIQKNEMTWLQYRDADHSLSRAFGVEAIPHYFTIDSDGVLTAEMVGTDSDVEGRLKKLVAKARDAQKQRGEIAEQRSGAAAAPASGGQ; from the coding sequence ATGTTTCAGGTACGCAGACTGCTTATCGCCGGCGTCTTCCTTTTTTCAGCACAGGTGTTTCTCGGGCAAGGTTCGAGTGGAACCGCCGCTAGCGGGCCGACGGACGCTGACTCGTATAAGACAAATCCGAAGTGGGTCGACGCGATGCGCGAGGGGCAGCAGTTGCTTCGCGCGAGGAAACCACAGTTCGCCAAAGGCGAATTCAACAAGGCCAACAAGATTGCCGGCGGCGCGTGCTGGGATTGCCTCGATGGACTGTATTCGGCGCAGATGAGCGAGGGCGACTACAAGGGCGCGATCGAGACGGCAGAGAAGATGGAAGGCATCGCGACGGCTCCGACGGTTAAGTCGATTGCCGAGTACAGGAGAGGCGAAGCAATTCTTGACAAGGCGGGGGACAAGCCGAAGCAGGACCAGTTGGAGCTGGCCCACGCGGCGTTTCAGCAGGCGCTGACGAACTTTCCGAAGAATCTGCCGGCGATGTTCCGCGACGGCGAGGTGCTGGCGCGGCTGGGCAAGATCGATGAGGCGAAGGCGTGCTTCGGCCAGTGCGCGGCACTGGCAAAGCCGTCGGACCCGGCACGGCTGCGCGCGCAGCACTTTGCGGAGGACCCGATGCTTTCGCTGAAGAAGCGTGCGCCGGCGTTTGAGGTGACGGCGCTGGATGGAACGCGCTTCAACCTGGATGCGATGGGCGGACGCGTGGTGCTGATCGACTTCTGGGCGACGTGGTGCGGGCCGTGCAATGCGGCGCTGCCGGAGGTGAAGAGGATTGCGAAGGACTTCGCGGGCGAGCCGCTGGTGATCATCAGCGTGAGCTGGGATTCGGACGAAGCGAAGTGGCAGCAGTTTATCCAGAAGAACGAGATGACCTGGCTGCAGTATCGCGATGCGGACCACTCGCTCTCGCGGGCGTTTGGCGTGGAGGCGATTCCGCACTACTTCACGATCGATAGCGACGGAGTGCTGACGGCAGAGATGGTGGGGACGGATTCAGACGTGGAAGGAAGGCTGAAGAAGCTGGTGGCGAAGGCGCGGGATGCGCAGAAGCAGCGGGGCGAGATCGCGGAGCAGCGGAGTGGGGCAGCCGCTGCTCCGGCTTCCGGCGGCCAATAG
- the zapA gene encoding cell division protein ZapA — translation MPQLAELEPRDTATNPTPSQNLFAGQMARDDEERTLSEQLRTAAEMSRAEQAARDCGAVVVDIYDQVYQLRGTDAAHIEKLAGIVDAKMRAVSAQGTTVDSLRVAVLAALNIADELTALRARYDALAGNLNQQETSVRSRAGSLLGMLDEVLQERKAG, via the coding sequence ATGCCGCAACTCGCTGAGCTTGAGCCAAGAGATACGGCAACGAACCCGACGCCATCACAGAATCTGTTTGCAGGGCAGATGGCAAGAGACGATGAGGAGCGAACGTTGAGCGAGCAGTTGAGAACGGCAGCAGAGATGTCACGGGCCGAGCAGGCTGCACGCGACTGCGGCGCGGTGGTGGTGGACATCTACGACCAGGTGTACCAGTTGCGCGGAACCGACGCGGCGCACATTGAGAAGCTGGCGGGGATTGTCGACGCGAAGATGCGGGCGGTGTCGGCGCAGGGAACGACGGTGGATTCGCTGCGCGTGGCGGTGCTGGCGGCGCTGAATATTGCCGATGAACTGACGGCGCTGCGCGCGCGCTATGACGCGCTGGCAGGAAACCTGAATCAGCAGGAGACGAGCGTGCGCTCGCGCGCCGGGTCGCTGCTGGGCATGCTGGACGAGGTGCTGCAGGAGCGCAAGGCAGGCTAG
- the pheT gene encoding phenylalanine--tRNA ligase subunit beta, translating into MNILTKWIRSYLPELNVSDAQLAEDLTLRGIAVEGIFPAPIGETPGGSRFEMDITTNRVDAMNHYGIAREAAAIYSDVLDGAGLKPLSEELGAPVQAARAGEAFPVRIEAKDLCGRFTARVIRGVRVKPANGVIAEYFGAIGQKPISGPVDATNFGWLAMGQPTHVFDLDKLEGGIVVRRAKAGEKLMLLDGSEHTLTADDLVIADEVKALSLAGVMGGWDSRVTEETKNILVEAAWFDPAAIRASSRRHGLHTDASHRFERGADFNGAPVGNNLVTRLVVEQAGGGVVGPLADVIVPEQQARTAGRDRIVLRVSQVQRILGTTQEDAVHEGGRRVSGLNEAVVEQVLTALGCELEPTRAVAGEYAVKLPSWRLDLEREVDLIEEVARVYGYNRFADTLPGWAGAVRKQPHAEQERVIRETMRALGYSEAISSTFVSAEEAAVFADAQAGTVAMGNPLSEEAGMLRPSLAPGMATMLAHNLHRDVATVRLFEMGTVFTGSTAEVHEETGLAIGAAGGAVASALHGADNALIFEVKGALETLLGRFAGAVSFDTNGLPKWIAPRRGARALLDGKPVAVFGELSAEELHKRKLRQSCVIAAVAGQELLRSGLRQPIVRELSRYQAVERDFSFVFPDSVRWEAIATAVNGLKIPELRSVRPLEIFRDAKGKAVPVGSYSLLLRVVFQSGERTLTEEELTGASEKIVAALKALGGTQRA; encoded by the coding sequence ATGAATATTTTGACCAAGTGGATCCGCTCGTATTTGCCTGAGCTCAATGTGAGCGATGCGCAGTTGGCTGAAGACCTGACGCTGCGCGGCATTGCTGTCGAAGGCATCTTCCCTGCCCCCATCGGAGAAACGCCGGGCGGATCGCGCTTTGAGATGGACATCACGACGAACCGCGTGGACGCAATGAATCACTATGGGATTGCGCGCGAGGCGGCGGCCATCTATTCAGACGTGCTGGACGGCGCCGGGCTGAAGCCGCTGAGCGAAGAGCTGGGCGCGCCCGTGCAGGCTGCGCGCGCGGGCGAGGCGTTCCCGGTGCGGATTGAGGCGAAGGACCTGTGCGGCCGATTTACAGCGCGGGTGATTCGCGGTGTGCGCGTGAAGCCTGCAAATGGCGTGATTGCCGAATATTTCGGCGCGATTGGACAGAAGCCGATCTCGGGCCCGGTGGATGCGACCAACTTCGGATGGCTGGCGATGGGGCAGCCAACGCATGTGTTCGACCTGGACAAGCTTGAGGGCGGGATTGTGGTGCGGCGCGCTAAAGCCGGCGAGAAGCTGATGCTGCTGGATGGAAGCGAGCACACGCTGACTGCCGACGACCTGGTGATTGCGGATGAGGTGAAGGCGCTGTCGCTGGCAGGCGTGATGGGCGGGTGGGATTCGCGCGTGACGGAGGAGACGAAGAACATTCTGGTGGAGGCGGCGTGGTTTGATCCGGCTGCGATTCGCGCGAGTTCGCGGCGGCACGGGCTGCATACGGACGCGAGCCACAGGTTTGAGCGCGGAGCGGACTTCAACGGAGCGCCGGTCGGAAACAATCTCGTGACGCGGCTGGTGGTCGAGCAGGCAGGCGGCGGCGTTGTGGGGCCGCTCGCAGACGTGATCGTGCCGGAGCAGCAGGCGCGCACGGCGGGACGCGATCGCATCGTGTTGCGCGTAAGCCAGGTGCAGCGGATTCTCGGGACGACGCAGGAGGACGCGGTGCATGAAGGCGGGCGGCGCGTCTCTGGGTTGAATGAAGCGGTCGTCGAGCAGGTGCTGACGGCGCTGGGGTGTGAGCTGGAGCCGACGCGCGCGGTTGCGGGCGAGTATGCGGTGAAGCTGCCGAGTTGGCGGCTGGACCTGGAGCGCGAGGTGGACCTGATTGAAGAGGTCGCGCGCGTGTATGGGTACAACCGCTTTGCCGACACGCTGCCAGGATGGGCCGGCGCAGTGCGCAAACAGCCGCATGCGGAGCAGGAGCGCGTGATTCGCGAGACGATGCGTGCGCTGGGATACAGCGAGGCGATCTCGAGCACGTTTGTTTCGGCCGAGGAGGCAGCGGTGTTTGCCGACGCGCAAGCAGGTACGGTGGCGATGGGAAATCCGCTGAGCGAGGAGGCCGGAATGCTGCGGCCGTCGCTCGCGCCGGGGATGGCAACGATGCTGGCGCACAACCTGCATCGTGACGTCGCGACGGTGCGGCTGTTCGAGATGGGAACCGTGTTTACGGGATCAACCGCAGAGGTGCACGAAGAGACCGGGCTGGCGATTGGCGCGGCTGGTGGAGCTGTTGCGAGTGCGCTGCACGGTGCAGACAATGCCTTAATTTTCGAGGTCAAGGGCGCGCTGGAGACGTTGCTCGGCAGGTTTGCGGGCGCTGTGTCGTTCGATACGAACGGGCTGCCAAAGTGGATTGCGCCGCGCCGCGGCGCGCGAGCGCTGCTGGATGGGAAGCCTGTTGCAGTGTTTGGTGAGTTGAGCGCGGAGGAGTTGCACAAGCGAAAGCTGCGGCAGAGCTGCGTGATCGCCGCGGTTGCAGGGCAGGAGTTGCTGCGGAGTGGCCTCAGACAGCCGATAGTCCGCGAGCTTTCGCGCTACCAGGCGGTGGAACGCGACTTCTCGTTTGTGTTCCCGGACAGCGTGCGCTGGGAGGCGATTGCCACTGCGGTGAACGGGCTGAAGATTCCAGAACTGCGCAGCGTGCGGCCACTGGAGATCTTCCGCGATGCGAAGGGCAAGGCTGTGCCGGTGGGAAGCTACTCGCTGCTGCTGCGCGTGGTGTTCCAATCGGGCGAGCGGACGCTGACTGAGGAAGAACTGACGGGCGCGTCGGAGAAGATTGTGGCTGCGCTCAAAGCACTCGGCGGAACGCAGCGGGCGTAA
- a CDS encoding ATP-binding protein yields MDPVRNPYSPGAGSAPPELAGRERLREQVRIALARLRAGRSAKSVLMVGLRGVGKTVLLDQLMRDAEAEGICTVRSETPENRSLPALLAPQIRLALLHLNRTEAAKDAVARGLRALAGFATALRVKYHDLQVGFDAIPEPGLADNGDLEMDLTALIEEVGRAAKGAGTAVVLFIDELQYLPQDQFAALIAALHRSIQRQLPVTIVGAGLPQLRALAGEAKSYAERLFEFPTIGPLSAEEAERAIRKPADDAGVSYTDDAVASILERTQGYPYFLQEWGNRAWDIASESPITRENVDRASIEAIATLDESFFRVRFDRLTPTEKRYLRAMAELGPGAHRSGDIAALLEKSVTGLGTLRQSLIVKGMIWSPGHGETAFTVPLFDEFMKRIMPGDDWKTE; encoded by the coding sequence ATGGATCCTGTCCGCAATCCGTACTCGCCCGGCGCGGGGAGTGCTCCACCGGAGCTTGCCGGCCGCGAGCGGCTGCGAGAGCAGGTGCGGATTGCGCTTGCCCGGCTTCGGGCCGGGCGCTCGGCCAAGAGCGTGCTGATGGTTGGGCTGCGCGGGGTCGGCAAGACGGTATTGCTGGACCAACTCATGCGGGACGCAGAGGCGGAAGGCATCTGCACGGTGCGATCGGAGACACCGGAGAACAGGTCGCTTCCGGCGCTTCTTGCTCCTCAAATACGCCTTGCGCTGCTGCACCTGAACCGGACGGAAGCCGCCAAGGACGCGGTCGCGCGGGGATTGCGCGCACTCGCCGGGTTCGCAACGGCACTCAGGGTGAAGTACCACGATCTTCAGGTGGGCTTCGACGCGATACCGGAGCCGGGACTGGCGGACAACGGCGATCTGGAGATGGACCTGACCGCCCTGATTGAGGAGGTCGGGCGCGCGGCGAAGGGCGCGGGCACCGCAGTGGTGTTGTTTATTGACGAGCTGCAGTATCTGCCTCAGGACCAGTTTGCAGCGCTGATTGCGGCGCTGCATCGCAGCATTCAACGGCAACTGCCGGTCACGATTGTGGGTGCAGGCCTGCCGCAGCTCCGTGCGCTGGCAGGTGAGGCGAAATCCTATGCGGAGCGGCTGTTCGAGTTCCCAACGATTGGGCCGCTCTCTGCAGAAGAGGCCGAGCGAGCGATACGGAAGCCGGCGGATGACGCGGGCGTCTCCTATACGGACGACGCGGTCGCCTCGATTCTCGAACGAACGCAAGGATATCCATACTTTCTGCAGGAGTGGGGAAATCGAGCGTGGGACATTGCTTCGGAATCACCGATTACGCGTGAGAATGTGGACCGTGCATCGATCGAGGCGATCGCAACGCTGGATGAGAGCTTCTTCCGCGTGCGCTTCGACCGGCTTACACCGACAGAGAAACGCTACCTCCGCGCCATGGCTGAGCTTGGGCCGGGAGCGCATCGCTCCGGAGACATTGCGGCGTTGCTTGAGAAGTCGGTAACAGGCCTTGGAACCTTGCGGCAGAGCCTGATCGTCAAGGGCATGATCTGGAGCCCCGGCCATGGCGAGACGGCGTTTACGGTTCCGCTGTTCGACGAGTTTATGAAACGCATCATGCCGGGTGATGATTGGAAGACTGAGTAA